One region of Corvus cornix cornix isolate S_Up_H32 chromosome 14, ASM73873v5, whole genome shotgun sequence genomic DNA includes:
- the LOC120410812 gene encoding uncharacterized protein LOC120410812, whose translation MPGMLWASTAKLLWQGKVKKGSVRQQTAVLGGDNRDPTDLTRKEQGEKRGTRSRQSALPDVTGAGSGCAVAEGASALCSKAASLALQGHRGGPPSCSGTWFLPGRAALCPAWAARPLLRLAAGKDVGAPGGCPSPRSRSPPVSSIPPRQRQLVTLARGAQRPAPLPAGPRAPATPAGPHPAPPRAAARPAEGGCQCRCPSSRATAWCRCRPGTAGALLDATACVARLRCQYRSGRAADGCHFCPRCQEPLLVPLGPSLVPALAPPRPRVPAPALIFTHTHRNTCTPQHGPPHADRAQHTPLPPSSHGAPEVVRSGGCSDSENSLTHIQLPTHLHIHTCIPQHQPPLSCPWCPGKLQGFLGTSAGTLGRVWMALRECPGRKQLLEDTHKHVFQTLSSHRVMAGLLPAPLLRGIFTAIRLPSLPLWLLWCVVGRCSIQSDSATGEGCTVCSK comes from the coding sequence ATGCCAGGCATGCTGTGGGCCAGTACAGCCAAGCTCCTCTGGCAAGGAAAGGTCAAGAAAGGCAGTGTAAGGCAacagacagcagtgctgggtgggGACAACAGAGACCCTACTGATCTGACcagaaaggagcagggagagaagagggggACAAGGAGCAGGCAGTCTGCACTCCCTGATGTTACTGGCGCTGGTTCTGGGTGTGCCGTGGCTGAGGGTGCCTCCGCTTTGTGCAGTAAAGCTGCCTCACttgctctgcagggacacaggggaGGGCCCCCGAGCTGCTCCGGGACCTGGttcctgccaggcagagctgcgctttgcccagcctgggcagcccGACCACTGCTTCGTCTCGCGGCGGGCAAAGATGTTGGTGCCCCGGGGGGCTGCCCAAGCCCCCGGAGCCGCTCGCCGCCCGTTTCGTCCATCCCGCCTCGCCAGAGGCAGCTGGTCACCCTGGCGCGGGGTGCCCAGCGCCCCGCTCCGCTGCCGGCCGGACCCCGCGCTCCCGCCACGCCGGCGGGACCTCACCCGGCCCCGCCTCGTGCCGCCGCTCGCCCTGCTGAGGGCGGCTGCCAGTGCCGGTGCCCTTCTAGCAGAGCCACTGCCTGGTGCCGGTGCCGCccgggcacagctggggctctgctcGATGCCACTGCCTGTGTCGCTCGCTTGCGTTGCCAGTACCGCTCgggcagagctgctgatggGTGCCACTTCTGTCCCCGCTGCCAAGAGCCGCTGCTGGTGCCGCTCGGGCCGAGCCTGGTGCCGGCGCTGGctccgccccggccccgcgtccctgctcctgcactcATTTTCACACACACGCACAGGAACACCTGTACCCCGCAACATGGGCCTCCACACGCAGACCGTGCTCAGCACACACCGCTGCCTCCGAGCTCACACGGTGCTCCAGAGGTAGTGCGTTCTGGTGGATGCTCTGACTCTGAGAACAGCCTGACACACATACAGCTCCCAACACACCTGCACATCCACACGTGTATCCCTCAGCACCAGCCACCACTTTCCTGTCCCTGGTGCCCGGGAAAGCTCCAAGGGTTCCTGGGGACCTCTGCTGGAACACTGGGCAGAGTCTGGATGGCTCTAAGGGAATGCCCGGGGAGGAAACAACTCCTCGAGGACACACACAAACACGTATTTCAGACCCTCAGCAGCCACCGGGTCATGGCAGGGCTGCTTCCAGCCCCTCTTCTGAGGGGCATTTTCACGGCTATTcgccttccctccctgcctctgtggctgctgtggtgTGTTGTGGGCCGCTGCAGCATCCAGAGTGATAGTGCCACTGGGGAGGGGTGCACGGTCTGTTCAAAATGA